The following coding sequences lie in one Lolium perenne isolate Kyuss_39 chromosome 2, Kyuss_2.0, whole genome shotgun sequence genomic window:
- the LOC127328742 gene encoding uncharacterized protein: MAMFVKLAVLQGLASGGGDALRSLQDIMGCDLPFGGKVVVFGGDFRQVLPVVTRGTRAQITDATLRRSHLWEKIRKIRLTRNMRAQTDPWFSSYLLRIGNGREETIGGDYVRLPDDIVIPYTSTEEPVNKLIEDVFPSLHENAASGSYMSSRAILSTKNEHVDNLNTKMIERFPGKENVYYSFDSVEDDARNNYPIDYLNSITPNGLPPHLLKLKVNCPVILLRNLDPHNGLCNGTRLMIRAFQDNAIDAEIVGGQHAGDRVFIPRIPLSPSDDISLPFKFKRKQFPIRLSFAMTINKAQGQTIATVGIYLPEPVFSHGQLYVALSRGVSRQNTRILAKPNNDIDPTGKSTKNIVYRDVLEG, encoded by the exons atggcaatgTTTGTCAAGTTGGCCGTGCTCCAGGGCTTGGCAAGTGGTGGAGGTGATGCACTGAG gTCCCTACAAGACATCATGGGATGTGATTTGCCTTTTGGTGGGAAGGTTGTGGTGTTTGGAGGAGATTTTAGGCAGGTCCTTCCAGTGGTGACGCGTGGGACAAGAGCGCAGATCACTGACGCCACACTACGGAGGTCTCATTTATGGGAGAAGATTAGAAAGATACGTCTCACGCGTAATATGAGGGCACAAACTGACCCGTGGTTCTCCAGTTACCTCTTGAGAATTGGGAATGGAAGAGAAGAGACGATCGGTGGCGATTATGTGCGTCTTCCGGATGACATTGTTATTCCTTACACTTCTACAGAAGAACCAGTGAACAAGCTTATTGAAGATGTCTTCCCATCGCTTCATGAAAACGCCGCATCTGGATCCTACATGAGCTCACGTGCCATTCTTTCAACCAAGAATGAACATGTGGACAATCTAAATACAAAGATGATTGAAAGGTTTCCTGGAAAAGAAAATGTATATTATAGCTTTGACTCTGTCGAAGATGATGCACGCAATAACTACCCAATTGACTATCTAAACTCCATAACTCCAAATGGCCTGCCCCCGCATCTTCTGAAACTCAAAGTCAATTGTCCTGTCATTCTCCTCCGAAATCTCGATCCTCACAACGGGTTGTGCAATGGAACAAGATTGATGATTAGAGCATTTCAAGATAATGCAATTGATGCAGAGATTGTTGGTGGACAACATGCTGGAGATAGAGTGTTTATACCGAGGATCCCTTTGTCGCCTTCGGATGACATTTCACTTCCGTTCAAATTCAAGAGGAAACAGTTCCCCATACGGTTGAGTTTTGCTATGACCATCAACAAAGCCCAAGGGCAAACCATTGCAACTGTTGGTATTTACCTCCCTGAACCTGTATTCTCGCATGGCCAGCTTTATGTTGCACTGTCGAGAGGTGTGTCAAGGCAGAACACTCGGATTTTGGCCAAGCCAAATAATGACATAGATCCCACTGGAAAAAGCACGAAGAATATTGTGTACAGGGATGTCTTGGAGGGATGA